One genomic segment of Mesoterricola silvestris includes these proteins:
- the galU gene encoding UTP--glucose-1-phosphate uridylyltransferase GalU, with translation MKKIRKAVIPVAGLGTRFLPATKAQPKEMLPLVDKPVIQHVVEEAIHAGIENIVLITGRGKQAIENHFDVAFELEEALDRRGRTEELKLVQGITHLGQFSYVRQGEPLGLGHAVLCARHAVGDEPFALLLGDDVFDENDPALGALIAAYEATGKSVVGVQEVPESHVSRYGIVSIPASGGGPWWEVDHIVEKPRPENAPSRWAVVGRYVVLPEVFEHLASLKPGVGGEYQLTDALMVMAEAGRLVAAPIPARRFDTGDKLDYLKANVEFALKRDDLREPFLDYLKDLVTRG, from the coding sequence ATGAAGAAGATCCGCAAGGCCGTCATCCCCGTCGCGGGCCTGGGAACCCGTTTCCTGCCGGCCACCAAGGCCCAGCCCAAGGAGATGCTGCCCCTGGTGGACAAGCCCGTCATCCAGCACGTGGTGGAGGAGGCCATCCACGCCGGCATCGAGAACATCGTCCTCATCACGGGCCGGGGCAAGCAGGCCATCGAGAACCACTTCGACGTGGCCTTCGAGCTGGAGGAGGCCCTGGACCGCCGGGGCCGCACGGAGGAGCTCAAGCTCGTGCAGGGGATCACCCACCTGGGCCAGTTCTCCTACGTGCGCCAGGGCGAACCCCTGGGCCTGGGCCACGCCGTGCTCTGCGCGCGGCACGCGGTGGGCGACGAGCCCTTCGCCCTGCTCCTGGGCGACGACGTCTTCGACGAGAACGATCCGGCCCTGGGGGCCCTCATCGCCGCCTACGAGGCCACGGGGAAATCCGTGGTGGGCGTCCAGGAGGTTCCCGAGAGCCACGTCTCCCGGTACGGCATCGTGAGCATCCCGGCCTCGGGCGGGGGCCCCTGGTGGGAGGTGGACCACATCGTGGAGAAGCCCCGGCCCGAGAACGCCCCCAGCCGCTGGGCGGTGGTGGGGAGGTACGTGGTGCTCCCGGAGGTCTTCGAGCACCTGGCCAGCCTCAAGCCCGGCGTGGGCGGAGAGTACCAGCTCACCGACGCCCTGATGGTCATGGCCGAGGCGGGGCGCCTGGTGGCGGCGCCCATCCCGGCCCGGCGCTTCGACACCGGCGACAAGCTGGACTACCTGAAGGCCAACGTGGAGTTCGCCCTGAAGCGCGACGATCTGCGGGAGCCGTTCCTCGACTACCTGAAGGACCTGGTGACCCGGGGGTAG
- the fsa gene encoding fructose-6-phosphate aldolase, with the protein MKFFIDTANISEIKRINEWGILDGVTTNPSLIAKESGKPFEAIIEEICGIVDGPISAEVIALDAPTMIKEGRLLSKIHKNVVVKVPLTAEGLKATHAFKAEGIRTNVTLCFSATQGLMAAKAGATYVSPFVGRLDDINAVGMELIEDLVTIFTNYDLETQVLSASIRSPRHVTESALAGAHVATIPTKVFDQMLAHPLTDKGIEGFLADWKKSGR; encoded by the coding sequence ATGAAATTCTTCATCGACACCGCCAACATCAGCGAGATCAAGCGCATCAACGAATGGGGGATCCTGGACGGCGTCACCACGAACCCCAGCCTCATCGCCAAGGAATCCGGCAAGCCCTTCGAGGCGATCATCGAGGAGATCTGCGGCATCGTGGACGGCCCCATCTCCGCCGAGGTCATCGCCCTGGACGCCCCCACCATGATCAAGGAGGGCCGCCTCCTGTCCAAGATCCACAAGAACGTCGTGGTGAAGGTGCCCCTCACCGCCGAGGGCCTCAAGGCCACCCACGCCTTCAAGGCCGAGGGCATCCGCACCAACGTCACCCTCTGCTTCAGCGCCACCCAGGGCCTCATGGCCGCCAAGGCCGGCGCCACCTACGTGAGCCCCTTCGTGGGCCGCCTGGACGACATCAACGCCGTGGGCATGGAGCTCATCGAGGACCTGGTGACCATCTTCACCAACTACGACCTGGAGACCCAGGTGCTTTCCGCCTCCATCCGCAGCCCCCGCCACGTCACCGAATCCGCCCTGGCGGGCGCCCACGTGGCCACGATCCCCACCAAGGTCTTCGACCAGATGCTGGCCCACCCCCTCACGGACAAGGGCATCGAAGGCTTCCTGGCCGATTGGAAGAAGAGCGGCCGGTAA
- a CDS encoding DUF192 domain-containing protein: MTPLFLSLLLAASPVVPDGGTVVAKGQRFLAEVAHTPQEQALGLMRRQSLAKDRCMIFIYPDEGTRSIWMKNCLISLDVAWVKEDGTIVETAEAVPPCSPMRGDDCPTYGGAVLSRNFVEFPTGTLRRLGLRKGDRIGWSLALSDGSTVVGGLPVPAEGAKGAKGRKAKARRK, translated from the coding sequence ATGACCCCACTGTTCCTCAGCCTGCTGCTCGCCGCCTCCCCGGTGGTACCCGACGGGGGAACCGTCGTCGCCAAGGGCCAGCGCTTCCTGGCCGAAGTGGCGCACACCCCCCAGGAGCAGGCCCTGGGCCTCATGCGCCGCCAGTCCCTGGCCAAGGACCGCTGCATGATCTTCATCTACCCGGACGAAGGCACCCGCAGCATCTGGATGAAGAACTGCCTCATCTCCCTGGACGTGGCCTGGGTCAAGGAGGACGGCACCATCGTGGAGACCGCCGAGGCCGTGCCCCCCTGCTCCCCCATGCGGGGCGACGACTGTCCCACCTATGGCGGCGCGGTGCTCTCCCGGAACTTCGTGGAATTCCCCACCGGCACCCTCCGGCGCCTGGGCCTGCGCAAGGGGGACCGGATCGGGTGGAGCCTGGCCCTGAGCGACGGCAGCACCGTCGTCGGCGGCCTCCCGGTTCCCGCCGAGGGCGCGAAGGGCGCGAAGGGCAGGAAGGCGAAGGCCCGGCGGAAGTAG
- a CDS encoding YtxH domain-containing protein, with amino-acid sequence MSDSRDTTGSTLLFFLLGAAVGAVVVALTTPKTGRDLRSDLKDMSNKVRDKARRVGNEIYSAAADGMSDEASRG; translated from the coding sequence ATGAGTGATTCAAGAGACACCACGGGTTCCACGCTGCTTTTCTTCCTCCTGGGTGCCGCGGTGGGCGCGGTGGTGGTGGCCCTCACCACCCCCAAGACGGGCCGCGACCTGCGATCGGATCTCAAGGACATGTCCAACAAGGTGCGGGACAAGGCGCGCCGGGTGGGCAACGAGATCTATTCGGCCGCTGCCGACGGAATGAGCGACGAGGCCAGCCGGGGCTGA
- a CDS encoding IS256 family transposase, with the protein MLVEAVAQALINSQADAHFEAPWNARGMERPNGYRNGYKDRGFQTVAGALELSVPQARNGSFRPALFERWQRSERALLAACGQMVLAGVSNRNVSRLAEEAFGAEVSPSLVSQILKDIEPAVEAFRTRPLGAFPYLLVDARFDKVREGHRVRSRAFLWAAGVNEKGEREVLGWLDWGGETEVAWEGLFKDLKGRGLHGVDLLVSDAHEGLCQAATKAFPGSSWQECQAHFLRRSIEQVKAADQKAFREDVRAVLHAVDYVRSQELLGLLRARWEEKSPKAVDYVEEHLDSLQAVLALPEGHHKRLRTTNMVERFNQELKRKSRLVRVWPNAESRERVYGALLMEQNEAWTGQAWVHMGGPA; encoded by the coding sequence GTGCTGGTGGAAGCCGTGGCCCAGGCCCTGATCAACAGCCAGGCCGACGCCCATTTCGAGGCGCCCTGGAACGCCCGGGGCATGGAACGGCCTAACGGCTATCGCAATGGCTACAAGGATCGTGGCTTCCAGACCGTGGCCGGCGCCCTGGAGCTATCTGTACCGCAGGCCCGGAACGGCTCCTTCCGGCCGGCCCTATTCGAGCGCTGGCAGAGATCCGAGCGCGCCCTGCTGGCCGCTTGCGGCCAGATGGTGCTGGCCGGGGTGTCCAACCGGAACGTGAGCAGGCTGGCGGAGGAGGCCTTCGGGGCAGAGGTCAGTCCCAGCCTGGTATCCCAGATCCTAAAGGACATCGAGCCGGCCGTGGAAGCGTTTCGGACCCGGCCCTTGGGTGCCTTTCCGTATCTCCTCGTTGACGCCCGGTTCGACAAAGTCCGGGAAGGCCACCGCGTCCGCAGCCGGGCCTTCCTATGGGCTGCTGGGGTCAACGAGAAGGGGGAGCGAGAGGTCCTGGGCTGGCTGGATTGGGGCGGAGAGACCGAGGTGGCCTGGGAGGGCCTGTTCAAGGACCTGAAGGGTCGTGGCCTGCATGGGGTCGACCTGCTGGTCTCGGACGCCCACGAGGGCCTCTGCCAGGCCGCGACGAAGGCGTTTCCCGGATCGAGCTGGCAGGAGTGCCAGGCGCACTTCCTCCGCAGGTCGATCGAGCAGGTCAAGGCGGCGGACCAGAAGGCCTTCCGGGAAGACGTGAGGGCCGTGCTCCACGCCGTGGACTACGTCCGGTCGCAGGAGTTGCTCGGTCTGCTGAGGGCGCGCTGGGAGGAGAAATCGCCCAAGGCAGTGGACTACGTGGAGGAGCACCTGGACAGCCTCCAGGCCGTCCTGGCGCTACCCGAGGGCCATCATAAGCGGCTGCGGACGACCAATATGGTCGAGCGATTCAACCAGGAGCTGAAGCGAAAGAGCCGACTGGTGCGGGTTTGGCCCAATGCGGAAAGCCGGGAACGCGTCTACGGGGCGCTTCTCATGGAACAGAACGAGGCCTGGACCGGCCAGGCATGGGTGCACATGGGGGGACCGGCGTGA
- the pssA gene encoding CDP-diacylglycerol--serine O-phosphatidyltransferase, protein MKQRMNPEERRERRRRVVARSKFALPSAITLLSVLCGFSSVVMSINAAGEHPGVYFLWGAGLLLAAGVFDGLDGRIARATNTATEFGVQLDSLADVLSFGMAPAILAYRYGFFQLGMADPQLRAVGWGASFFFVACGALRLARFNVQVGSVDSRFFVGMPIPAGAACIAAVILCWPDAPTQAWVAYAFAALLFLVGLLMVSTVRFPSFKKRSASPRAGRLLTLASLLVLAMIPILRERFFVYFFAAFILGSLAMNLAWKAGWRGVEPPMKKSAEPGLPAE, encoded by the coding sequence ATGAAACAGAGAATGAATCCTGAGGAGCGCCGGGAGCGCAGGCGGCGGGTGGTGGCCCGGTCCAAGTTCGCCCTGCCTTCCGCCATCACCCTGCTTTCGGTCCTCTGCGGCTTCTCCAGCGTCGTCATGTCCATCAACGCCGCCGGGGAGCATCCGGGCGTCTACTTCCTCTGGGGCGCCGGCCTGCTCCTGGCCGCGGGAGTGTTCGATGGTTTGGACGGCCGTATCGCCCGGGCCACCAACACCGCCACGGAATTCGGGGTCCAGCTGGACTCCCTGGCCGACGTGCTGAGCTTCGGCATGGCCCCCGCCATCCTGGCCTACCGCTACGGCTTCTTCCAGCTGGGCATGGCGGATCCCCAGTTGAGGGCCGTGGGCTGGGGGGCCTCCTTCTTCTTCGTGGCCTGCGGCGCCCTGCGCCTGGCCCGCTTCAACGTCCAGGTGGGCTCCGTGGACTCCCGGTTCTTCGTGGGCATGCCCATTCCCGCCGGAGCCGCCTGCATCGCCGCGGTGATCCTCTGCTGGCCGGACGCGCCCACCCAGGCGTGGGTGGCCTACGCCTTCGCGGCCCTGCTGTTCCTGGTGGGCCTGCTCATGGTCTCCACCGTGCGCTTCCCCAGCTTCAAGAAGCGCTCCGCCAGTCCCCGCGCGGGCCGTCTCCTGACCCTGGCCAGCCTCCTGGTGCTGGCCATGATCCCGATCCTCCGGGAGCGGTTCTTCGTGTACTTCTTCGCGGCCTTCATCCTGGGCTCCCTGGCCATGAACCTGGCCTGGAAGGCGGGGTGGAGGGGCGTGGAGCCCCCCATGAAGAAGTCCGCGGAACCCGGCCTTCCCGCCGAGTAG
- the xerC gene encoding site-specific tyrosine recombinase XerC: MPRRGQHRQRPPVGDVRDSDSLYHHMLRYLAFLAEKNYSPRTIETRENYLRYLIAWCDERSLTKPAQIDRPILERYQRYLFYYRKADGEPLSTRSQHSRIIPIRHWFSWLVKKGHLLYSPATDLELPRLEKRLPKAILTAREAELVLAVPEVGNSIGLRDRAILETFYSTGMRRLELINLTVHNIDRERGTVMIRQGKGKKDRLIPIGERALAWIERYRDSARPELVTGRDDGTLFLSEWGEAFAPNAMTRLVRIYVERSGVGKKGACHLFRHTMATLMLEGGADIRFIQAMLGHAELSTTEIYTQVSIRLLKSVHAATHPGRLAEAGRHALDPEPTAEALLEALEREADEEGED; the protein is encoded by the coding sequence ATGCCTCGGCGCGGTCAGCACCGGCAGCGTCCACCCGTGGGGGACGTGCGGGACTCGGACAGCCTCTATCACCACATGCTCCGCTACCTGGCGTTCCTGGCTGAGAAGAACTACAGCCCCCGGACCATCGAGACCCGGGAGAACTACCTGCGCTACCTCATTGCCTGGTGCGATGAGCGCAGCCTGACCAAGCCCGCGCAGATCGACCGTCCCATCCTGGAGCGGTATCAGCGTTACCTGTTCTACTACCGCAAGGCGGATGGCGAGCCGCTGTCCACGCGCAGCCAGCACTCCAGGATCATCCCCATCCGGCACTGGTTCTCGTGGCTGGTCAAGAAGGGGCACCTGCTCTACAGCCCAGCCACGGACCTGGAACTGCCCCGGCTGGAGAAGCGGCTGCCCAAAGCCATCCTGACGGCACGGGAGGCGGAGCTGGTGCTGGCGGTCCCGGAGGTGGGCAATTCCATTGGGCTGCGGGATAGAGCCATCCTGGAGACGTTCTATTCCACGGGGATGCGGCGGCTGGAGCTGATCAACCTGACGGTCCACAACATCGACCGGGAGCGCGGGACGGTCATGATCCGCCAGGGCAAGGGGAAGAAGGACAGGCTCATTCCCATTGGAGAACGTGCGCTGGCGTGGATCGAGCGTTACCGGGACAGTGCCCGTCCGGAGCTGGTCACGGGCAGGGATGACGGGACGCTGTTCCTGTCCGAATGGGGAGAAGCCTTTGCCCCGAATGCCATGACGCGCCTGGTGCGCATCTACGTGGAGCGGTCCGGGGTTGGGAAGAAGGGTGCCTGTCACCTGTTCCGGCACACGATGGCGACCCTGATGCTGGAGGGCGGCGCGGACATTCGGTTCATCCAAGCCATGCTGGGTCACGCGGAGCTTTCCACCACGGAAATCTATACCCAGGTCAGCATCCGGCTCCTCAAGAGCGTCCATGCCGCCACGCACCCCGGGAGGCTCGCGGAGGCGGGTAGACATGCCCTGGACCCCGAGCCCACCGCTGAAGCCCTCCTGGAGGCGCTGGAGCGGGAAGCGGATGAGGAGGGCGAGGATTGA
- the thyX gene encoding FAD-dependent thymidylate synthase — protein MPLTELAVLDRGFVKLVDHMGSDLSVVNAARVSFGKRKEVYDEADGKLIAYLAEHDHTSPFRHTAMTFHVKAPIFVFRQWMKHRISSEFNEISGRYVEFPEDEFFVPETFRRQAKVNKQGSEGTVEGDAGDQAHAIFLETCRSAVAQYKKLIGLGVCREQARCILPLGLYSEVYWTVSLQAAAHFIRLRTDAHAQWEIQQYAHAVRRMVEELYPNALKALLENARP, from the coding sequence ATGCCCTTGACCGAACTGGCCGTCCTGGACCGCGGATTCGTGAAGCTGGTGGACCACATGGGGTCCGACCTCAGCGTCGTCAACGCCGCCCGGGTGTCCTTCGGCAAGCGCAAGGAGGTGTATGACGAGGCGGACGGCAAGCTCATCGCCTACCTGGCGGAGCACGACCACACCTCGCCCTTCCGGCATACGGCCATGACCTTCCATGTGAAGGCGCCCATCTTCGTCTTCCGGCAGTGGATGAAGCACCGCATCTCGAGCGAGTTCAATGAGATCAGCGGCCGCTACGTGGAATTCCCGGAGGACGAGTTCTTCGTGCCGGAAACCTTCCGCCGCCAGGCGAAAGTGAACAAACAGGGGTCCGAGGGGACCGTGGAGGGGGATGCGGGCGACCAGGCCCACGCCATCTTCCTGGAAACCTGCCGGAGCGCGGTGGCGCAATATAAAAAACTAATCGGGCTCGGGGTCTGCCGGGAGCAGGCCCGCTGCATCCTGCCCCTGGGCCTCTATTCCGAGGTGTACTGGACCGTCAGTCTCCAGGCCGCGGCCCACTTCATCCGGCTGCGCACGGACGCCCACGCCCAGTGGGAGATCCAGCAGTACGCCCACGCCGTGCGGCGCATGGTGGAAGAACTCTACCCCAACGCCCTCAAGGCCCTCCTGGAGAACGCCCGGCCGTGA
- the mnmG gene encoding tRNA uridine-5-carboxymethylaminomethyl(34) synthesis enzyme MnmG: MQLVVIGGGHAGIEAAAIAARMGVPAVLLTMNLDQLGQMSCNPSIGGVGKGHMVRELDALGGAMGRLTDATGIHFRILNASRGVAVRGPRAQADRVKYRTASRNLLEGVPGLRLVQGVAAELKWAGGRLHGVELVDGSFLPCDAVVVTSGTFLNGKVLIGERKLDSGRAGEPPSTHLAQQLRALGLRCRRLKTGTSPRVNADTIDFSRLEPQWGDPVPRPFSFFSAGIPQRQVPCHIVHTTAETERAVRENLGRSSMYGGHVEGVGPRYCPSIEDKFVKFPGKDSHQIFVEPDSLETREIYLAGLSTSMPVDVQERMVRSLPGFERAEILRPGYAIEYDSFDPLQLTRGLQVAGLEGVWFAGQINGTTGYEEAAGQGLMAGINAVRSLRGQEPVVLGRDRAYIGVMIDDLVTKGTDEPYRMLTARAEHRLALACDLADARLLSVAREVGALSPGELGTVEARMERRERLREQCGEAWVAPTSPFGPIAARAGLTLASGMTLLDLLRRQQVTPDLADAALALLPGWELPQEGWDPRWERDILLFETRYQAFHEREARLLQGQRAWDHVRIPVDFRVEHLPGLSTEVKEKLQRHRPETLGQASRIPGITPAAVTLLHLLLERTRG, from the coding sequence ATGCAGCTGGTGGTCATAGGGGGCGGACACGCGGGCATCGAGGCGGCGGCCATCGCCGCCAGGATGGGGGTGCCCGCGGTCCTCCTCACCATGAACCTGGACCAGCTCGGGCAGATGAGCTGCAACCCCAGCATCGGCGGGGTGGGCAAGGGCCACATGGTGCGGGAGCTGGACGCCCTGGGGGGGGCCATGGGCCGCCTCACGGACGCCACCGGCATCCACTTCCGGATCCTCAACGCCAGCCGGGGGGTGGCGGTGCGGGGACCCCGGGCCCAGGCGGACCGGGTGAAGTACCGCACGGCCTCCCGCAACCTGCTGGAGGGGGTCCCGGGCCTGCGCCTGGTGCAGGGGGTGGCGGCCGAGCTGAAATGGGCCGGGGGCAGGCTCCACGGCGTGGAGCTGGTGGACGGCTCCTTCCTGCCCTGCGACGCGGTGGTGGTCACCTCCGGCACCTTCCTGAACGGCAAGGTCCTCATCGGCGAGCGCAAGCTGGACTCCGGCCGGGCCGGGGAACCCCCCTCCACCCACCTGGCCCAGCAGCTGCGCGCCCTGGGCCTGCGCTGCCGGCGCCTCAAGACCGGCACCAGCCCCCGGGTGAACGCCGACACCATCGACTTCAGCCGCCTGGAGCCCCAGTGGGGGGACCCGGTGCCCCGGCCCTTCAGTTTCTTCAGCGCGGGCATCCCCCAGCGCCAGGTGCCCTGCCACATCGTGCACACCACCGCCGAGACCGAGCGGGCCGTCCGGGAGAACCTGGGGCGTTCGTCCATGTACGGCGGCCACGTGGAGGGGGTCGGCCCCCGCTACTGTCCCTCCATCGAGGACAAGTTCGTGAAGTTCCCCGGGAAGGACAGCCACCAGATCTTCGTGGAGCCCGATTCCCTGGAGACCCGGGAGATATACCTGGCGGGGCTCTCCACCTCCATGCCGGTGGACGTGCAGGAGCGCATGGTGCGCAGCCTCCCGGGGTTCGAGCGGGCGGAGATCCTCCGGCCCGGCTACGCCATCGAGTACGACAGCTTCGATCCCCTGCAGCTCACCCGGGGCCTCCAGGTTGCGGGCCTCGAGGGGGTGTGGTTCGCGGGGCAGATCAACGGCACCACCGGGTACGAGGAGGCCGCGGGCCAGGGCCTCATGGCCGGCATCAACGCCGTCCGGAGCCTGCGGGGGCAGGAACCCGTCGTCCTGGGCCGGGACCGGGCCTACATCGGGGTCATGATCGACGACCTGGTCACCAAGGGCACCGATGAGCCCTACCGCATGCTCACCGCCCGGGCCGAGCACCGCCTGGCCCTGGCCTGCGACCTCGCCGACGCGCGGCTCCTGTCCGTGGCCCGGGAGGTGGGGGCCCTGTCCCCCGGGGAACTGGGCACCGTGGAGGCCCGCATGGAGCGCCGGGAGCGCCTGCGGGAGCAGTGCGGGGAGGCCTGGGTGGCCCCCACCTCGCCCTTCGGCCCCATCGCCGCCCGGGCCGGCCTCACCCTGGCATCGGGCATGACCCTCCTGGACCTCCTGCGGCGCCAGCAGGTCACCCCGGACCTGGCCGACGCCGCCCTCGCCCTGCTTCCGGGATGGGAGCTCCCCCAGGAGGGCTGGGACCCGCGCTGGGAGCGGGACATCCTGCTCTTCGAGACGCGCTACCAGGCCTTCCACGAACGGGAGGCCCGCCTTCTGCAGGGCCAGCGCGCCTGGGACCACGTGCGCATCCCCGTGGATTTCCGCGTGGAGCACCTGCCCGGCCTGAGCACGGAGGTGAAGGAGAAGCTCCAGCGCCACCGCCCCGAGACCCTGGGCCAGGCCTCCCGCATCCCCGGCATCACCCCCGCCGCGGTGACGCTGCTGCACCTGCTGTTGGAGCGGACCCGGGGGTAG
- a CDS encoding aminotransferase class V-fold PLP-dependent enzyme has product MTLPPLNPALFHLDSDHLWLMHCSEGPVPRAVVRNIRAYLHKELWPWELKWKEDYLGVPEALRAEAARIVGGEASDITLTPSTSSGLVTVAQAMRWSRGDEVVVPLGEFPTNVWPWKALEARGVRFQEVPLWEGHRAGASAWDSTAPRAGEDVEARLLAGLSHATRVLAVSWVRFQDGLKLDIASLGAACRARGVHLVVDGIQGAGTLPVDLTGTSAFATGGHKGLLGPQGQGFLWTDPAFRKDLIPMGSWMSVEEGTAFDRASTDHHRAWLADGQRMEAGTLSIVACTGALESFRTVNEAGIPAIAAHIRLLQERFLEGLARNPAWAEEASRLRALLEAGRLGSILSLHHGGRGPAAMQELLMKGMRRGVYASVREGYLRVAFHGWHEPEDVERVVDWLE; this is encoded by the coding sequence GTGACCCTCCCGCCCCTCAATCCCGCCCTCTTCCACCTGGATTCCGACCACCTCTGGCTCATGCACTGCTCCGAGGGCCCCGTGCCCCGGGCCGTGGTGCGCAATATCCGGGCCTACCTCCACAAGGAGCTCTGGCCCTGGGAGCTGAAGTGGAAGGAGGACTACCTGGGCGTTCCGGAAGCCCTGCGGGCGGAGGCCGCCCGGATCGTCGGCGGGGAGGCCTCGGATATCACCCTCACCCCCTCCACTTCCTCGGGGCTGGTGACCGTGGCGCAGGCCATGCGCTGGAGCCGCGGGGACGAAGTGGTGGTGCCCCTGGGCGAGTTCCCCACCAACGTCTGGCCCTGGAAGGCCCTGGAGGCCCGGGGCGTGCGCTTCCAGGAAGTGCCCCTCTGGGAGGGGCACCGGGCCGGGGCCTCGGCCTGGGACTCCACCGCCCCCCGGGCGGGGGAGGACGTGGAGGCCCGCCTCCTGGCCGGCCTCAGCCACGCCACCCGCGTGCTCGCGGTGTCCTGGGTGCGCTTCCAGGATGGGCTCAAGCTGGACATCGCCTCCCTGGGCGCGGCCTGCCGGGCCCGGGGCGTGCATCTGGTGGTGGACGGGATCCAGGGCGCGGGCACCCTGCCCGTGGACCTGACCGGGACCAGCGCCTTCGCCACGGGGGGCCACAAGGGGCTCCTGGGACCGCAGGGCCAGGGGTTCCTGTGGACCGATCCCGCCTTCCGCAAGGACCTGATCCCCATGGGCTCCTGGATGTCCGTGGAGGAAGGCACGGCCTTCGACCGCGCCTCCACGGACCATCACCGGGCCTGGCTCGCGGATGGCCAGCGCATGGAAGCGGGGACCCTGAGCATCGTCGCCTGCACCGGGGCCCTGGAATCCTTCCGCACCGTCAACGAGGCCGGCATCCCGGCCATCGCGGCCCACATCCGTCTCCTGCAGGAGCGCTTCCTGGAAGGACTGGCGCGGAACCCCGCGTGGGCGGAGGAGGCTTCGCGCCTGCGGGCCCTGCTGGAAGCGGGGCGCCTGGGCTCCATCCTGAGCCTTCACCACGGGGGCCGGGGTCCGGCGGCCATGCAGGAATTGCTCATGAAGGGCATGCGCAGGGGCGTCTACGCATCCGTGCGGGAAGGGTACCTGCGCGTGGCCTTCCACGGCTGGCACGAGCCGGAGGACGTGGAACGCGTGGTGGATTGGCTGGAATAG
- a CDS encoding tlde1 domain-containing protein: protein MKDELSQADSKNINNGIETPITLSSNFDYSQSTGNMTRVDWVLGDIGEPHPVTTEVGRGYAGGNEGANPQDVNNPESQNLANRGPLPRGAYTMSECTENNHSAHKKMGKEHIALDPVSSNEMFGRNGFYIHGDSVKKAGQQAASMGCIILGPKARDMLVNAINDGVTCLVVTQ from the coding sequence TTGAAAGATGAGTTGTCGCAAGCAGACTCAAAAAATATCAACAATGGGATCGAAACGCCCATAACTCTTAGTAGTAATTTTGATTACTCCCAATCAACTGGAAATATGACTCGTGTTGATTGGGTTCTGGGTGATATTGGAGAACCGCATCCTGTAACAACCGAGGTTGGCAGGGGCTATGCAGGGGGGAATGAGGGAGCCAATCCCCAGGATGTAAATAACCCTGAATCCCAGAATCTTGCCAACCGGGGACCCCTGCCTCGCGGGGCATATACAATGAGTGAATGCACAGAAAACAACCATTCAGCACATAAAAAAATGGGGAAAGAGCACATAGCTCTTGACCCAGTATCTTCTAATGAAATGTTCGGAAGAAATGGATTCTATATTCATGGCGATAGTGTTAAGAAGGCTGGGCAACAGGCTGCCTCGATGGGTTGCATTATTCTTGGTCCAAAAGCGAGAGATATGCTCGTCAATGCGATAAACGATGGTGTCACATGTCTTGTTGTAACCCAATAG